A single window of Pseudomonas lijiangensis DNA harbors:
- a CDS encoding YkgJ family cysteine cluster protein — translation MSCNREKIRDLRRQIPSFECVPGCHDCCGPVTTSPEEMSRLPRKTAAEQEAALNELNCVHLGPNGCTVYDERPLICRLFGTTQTLPCPNGRRPVELIHPRVEKQIHEYMASTRQVLV, via the coding sequence ATGAGCTGCAACCGTGAAAAAATCCGCGATCTGCGGCGCCAGATTCCTTCTTTCGAGTGCGTGCCTGGCTGCCACGATTGCTGTGGTCCGGTGACCACTTCACCCGAAGAAATGTCGCGCCTGCCCCGCAAGACCGCCGCCGAACAGGAGGCTGCGCTGAACGAGCTGAACTGTGTCCACCTCGGTCCCAATGGCTGCACGGTGTATGACGAACGCCCGCTGATCTGCCGTCTGTTCGGTACCACCCAGACCCTGCCATGCCCGAACGGGCGACGACCTGTCGAGCTGATTCATCCTCGGGTCGAGAAACAGATCCATGAGTACATGGCTTCTACCCGGCAGGTGCTGGTTTAA
- a CDS encoding Lrp/AsnC ligand binding domain-containing protein, with the protein MRTQHQSKRELDKIDRNILRILQADGRISFTELGERVGLSTTPCTERVRRLEREGIIMGYNARLNPQYLKASLLVFVEISLDYKSGDTFDEFRRAILKLPHVLECHLVSGDFDYLVKARISEMASYRKLLGDILLKLPHVRESKSYIVMEEVKESLNLPIAD; encoded by the coding sequence GTGCGCACTCAACACCAGTCAAAACGTGAGCTGGACAAGATCGACCGCAATATCCTGCGCATCCTCCAGGCAGACGGAAGAATCTCGTTCACGGAGCTTGGCGAGCGGGTCGGGCTCTCGACCACACCCTGCACCGAACGGGTTCGCAGACTGGAGCGCGAAGGCATCATCATGGGCTACAACGCCCGCCTAAACCCGCAATACCTCAAGGCCAGCCTGCTGGTATTCGTGGAAATCAGCCTGGATTACAAGTCAGGCGACACCTTCGATGAATTTCGCCGGGCCATTCTGAAGCTGCCCCATGTGCTGGAGTGCCATCTGGTATCGGGCGACTTCGATTACCTGGTCAAGGCCCGCATCTCGGAAATGGCCTCATACCGCAAGCTGCTGGGCGACATCCTGCTCAAACTGCCCCATGTGCGGGAGTCCAAGAGCTATATCGTGATGGAAGAAGTGAAAGAGAGCCTGAACCTGCCGATTGCAGACTGA
- the dadA gene encoding D-amino acid dehydrogenase: MRVLVLGGGVIGTTSAYYLARAGFQVTVVDRQPAVAMETSFANAGQVSPGYASPWAAPGVPLKAIKWLLQRHAPLAIKATADIDQYLWMAQMLRNCTASRYAVNKERMVRLSEYSRDCLDELRLETGIAYEGRSLGTTQLFRTQEQLDNAAKDIAVLEQSGVPYELLDREGIARVEPALAGVTNILSGALRLPNDQTGDCQLFTTRLAEMAVKLGVEFRYGQSIERLDHTGDRINGVWIDGKLETADRYVLALGSYSPQLLKPLGIRAPVYPLKGYSLTVPITNPDMAPTSTILDETYKVAITRFDNRIRVGGMAEIAGFDLSLNPRRRETLEMIVNDLYPQGGDLTQAGFWTGLRPTTPDGTPIVGATPLRNLFLNTGHGTLGWTMACGSGRLLADLMASEKPQISAAGLDISRYGSTKESAKHVHSAPAHQ; the protein is encoded by the coding sequence ATGCGTGTTCTGGTACTTGGTGGTGGCGTAATCGGTACAACCAGTGCCTATTATCTGGCTCGGGCGGGTTTCCAGGTCACTGTGGTGGATCGTCAGCCAGCCGTTGCCATGGAAACCAGTTTTGCCAACGCCGGCCAGGTATCGCCAGGCTACGCATCGCCATGGGCTGCGCCCGGTGTGCCGCTCAAGGCGATCAAGTGGCTGCTGCAGCGTCATGCGCCGCTGGCCATCAAGGCCACGGCGGATATCGATCAATACCTGTGGATGGCGCAGATGCTGCGCAACTGCACGGCCAGCCGCTATGCCGTGAACAAGGAACGCATGGTGCGCTTGTCCGAGTACAGTCGCGACTGCCTTGACGAACTTCGCCTTGAAACCGGTATCGCTTACGAGGGCCGGAGCCTGGGCACTACCCAGTTGTTCCGCACCCAGGAGCAACTGGACAACGCCGCCAAGGACATCGCCGTGCTCGAACAGTCCGGCGTGCCTTACGAACTGCTGGACCGCGAAGGCATTGCCCGGGTCGAACCGGCACTGGCCGGCGTCACCAACATTCTGAGCGGTGCGCTGCGCCTGCCTAACGACCAGACCGGCGACTGCCAGCTGTTCACTACCCGTCTGGCGGAAATGGCCGTCAAGCTGGGCGTCGAATTCCGTTACGGCCAGTCCATCGAACGCCTCGACCATACGGGCGACCGTATCAATGGCGTCTGGATCGATGGCAAGCTCGAAACCGCAGACCGTTATGTGCTGGCGCTAGGCAGCTACTCGCCGCAATTGCTCAAGCCGCTGGGCATCCGCGCACCGGTCTACCCGCTCAAGGGCTATTCGTTGACCGTGCCGATCACCAACCCGGACATGGCACCGACCTCGACCATCCTCGATGAAACCTACAAGGTCGCCATCACCCGTTTCGACAACCGCATCCGCGTCGGCGGCATGGCTGAAATTGCAGGTTTCGACCTCTCGCTCAACCCTCGGCGTCGCGAAACGCTGGAGATGATCGTCAACGACCTCTATCCTCAGGGCGGCGATCTGACCCAGGCCGGTTTCTGGACCGGTCTGCGCCCGACCACGCCCGATGGCACACCTATCGTGGGTGCAACGCCATTGCGCAATCTGTTCCTCAATACCGGCCACGGAACACTGGGCTGGACCATGGCTTGCGGCTCCGGGCGTTTGCTGGCCGACCTCATGGCGAGCGAAAAACCCCAGATCAGCGCTGCAGGTCTCGATATTTCTCGCTATGGCAGTACCAAGGAGAGTGCAAAACATGTCCATTCAGCGCCAGCTCACCAATGA
- a CDS encoding RidA family protein encodes MSIQRQLTNERMSQIVVHNGTVYLAGQVGDDMAGGIEKQTRETLDNIERLLDLAGTTKSRILSVTIYLKDIDAHFAGMNSVWDKWLPKGVAPARATVEAKLCEPEILVELSVVAALP; translated from the coding sequence ATGTCCATTCAGCGCCAGCTCACCAATGAGCGCATGAGTCAGATCGTCGTCCACAATGGCACCGTTTATCTGGCGGGTCAGGTGGGTGACGACATGGCGGGCGGTATCGAAAAGCAGACCCGTGAGACGCTCGACAATATCGAGCGCCTGCTGGATCTGGCGGGCACCACCAAAAGTCGCATCCTGTCCGTCACGATTTACCTGAAGGACATCGATGCCCACTTTGCCGGCATGAACAGTGTCTGGGACAAATGGCTCCCCAAAGGTGTCGCGCCGGCGCGTGCGACGGTCGAAGCCAAACTGTGCGAGCCGGAAATCCTGGTCGAGCTTTCAGTGGTTGCTGCGTTGCCATAA
- the alr gene encoding alanine racemase codes for MRPARALIDLQALRHNYRLAREATGAKALAVIKADAYGHGAVRVAQALEAEANGFAVACIEEALELREAGIRGPILLLEGFFEADELPLIVQHDLWFVVHSQWQLEAIEKASIGKPLTVWLKLDTGMHRVGLHPSEFQAGYQRLLATGKVAKIVLMSHFARADELGCSRSDEQMAVFEAARQGLVAEISLRNSPAVLGWPHIPSDWVRPGIMLYGATPFDQSQALADRLQPVMTLESKIIGVRELPAGEPVGYGAIFVTERPTRVGVVAMGYADGYPRHAATGTPVWIDGKPSRLLGRVSMDMLCVDLTDLPQAGLGSHVELWGKNVLASDVAAHAGTIPYQIFCNLRRVPRVYSPE; via the coding sequence ATGCGTCCAGCCCGCGCCCTGATTGATCTTCAAGCCCTGCGTCACAACTACCGACTGGCCCGCGAAGCGACCGGCGCCAAAGCCCTCGCCGTCATCAAGGCCGATGCCTATGGCCATGGCGCGGTGCGTGTCGCCCAGGCACTGGAGGCCGAAGCCAACGGTTTTGCCGTGGCCTGCATCGAAGAGGCGCTGGAGCTGCGCGAAGCCGGTATTCGTGGCCCCATCCTGCTGCTGGAAGGTTTTTTCGAGGCCGACGAACTGCCGCTGATCGTCCAGCATGACCTGTGGTTCGTCGTGCATTCCCAGTGGCAACTGGAAGCCATCGAAAAGGCCAGTATCGGCAAGCCGCTGACGGTGTGGCTCAAGCTCGACACCGGCATGCATCGGGTCGGTTTGCATCCGTCCGAATTTCAGGCGGGCTATCAACGCCTGCTGGCGACCGGCAAAGTGGCGAAGATTGTCCTGATGAGCCACTTCGCCCGTGCCGACGAGCTGGGGTGTTCCCGTAGCGACGAGCAGATGGCCGTGTTTGAAGCCGCCCGTCAGGGGCTGGTCGCTGAAATCAGCCTGCGCAACTCACCAGCCGTTCTGGGCTGGCCGCATATCCCCAGCGACTGGGTACGCCCCGGCATCATGCTCTATGGCGCTACGCCCTTCGATCAGTCACAGGCGCTGGCCGACAGGCTGCAGCCGGTCATGACCCTGGAGTCGAAGATCATCGGTGTGCGCGAACTGCCCGCTGGCGAGCCTGTGGGGTATGGCGCCATCTTCGTTACCGAGCGCCCGACCCGTGTCGGTGTGGTCGCCATGGGGTATGCCGATGGTTATCCGCGTCATGCGGCCACTGGCACGCCAGTCTGGATCGATGGCAAGCCGAGTCGCCTGCTGGGGCGGGTTTCCATGGACATGCTTTGCGTTGACCTGACCGATCTGCCTCAGGCCGGGCTCGGGAGTCATGTCGAGCTGTGGGGCAAGAACGTGCTGGCCAGCGATGTGGCGGCGCATGCTGGCACCATTCCTTACCAGATCTTCTGCAATCTGCGGCGCGTCCCGAGGGTCTACTCACCAGAGTGA
- a CDS encoding cupin domain-containing protein, with amino-acid sequence MDVGERLQSIRKLKGLSQRELAKRAGVTNSTISMIEKNSVSPSISSLRKVLGGIPMSMVEFFSEELEPENPTQVVYKASELIDISDGAVTMKLVGKSHPGRAIAFLNEIYPPGADTGEEMLVHEGEETGILVEGRLELVVGLDTYILEAGDSYYFESTKPHRFRNPFDVPARLISAATPANF; translated from the coding sequence TTGGACGTCGGTGAACGACTGCAATCCATTCGCAAGCTCAAGGGCCTGTCCCAGCGCGAACTCGCCAAGCGGGCAGGTGTGACCAACAGCACCATTTCCATGATCGAGAAAAACAGCGTCAGCCCCTCGATCAGTTCCCTGCGCAAGGTGCTCGGCGGGATTCCCATGTCCATGGTCGAGTTCTTTTCCGAAGAGCTCGAACCGGAAAACCCGACTCAGGTGGTCTACAAGGCCAGCGAGTTGATCGATATCTCGGACGGTGCCGTGACCATGAAACTGGTGGGCAAGTCGCATCCTGGCCGAGCCATCGCCTTTCTCAACGAAATCTATCCGCCAGGCGCTGATACCGGTGAAGAGATGCTGGTGCATGAAGGCGAGGAAACCGGAATTCTGGTTGAAGGACGACTGGAGCTGGTCGTCGGTCTGGACACCTACATCCTCGAAGCAGGCGACAGCTACTATTTCGAGAGCACCAAGCCGCATCGATTCCGCAATCCGTTCGATGTGCCGGCGCGACTAATCAGCGCAGCCACCCCGGCCAATTTTTGA
- a CDS encoding c-type cytochrome, with amino-acid sequence MNLINKILAVAAMLAFWAFNAQAATNDEIAKRLEPVGQVCVQGKECAGIAVTASAGGGSAKSPDDVIAKHCTACHSVGLLNAPKIGDTAAWDERAKKEGGLDGLLAKAITGLNAMPPKGTCGDCTDEELKSAIQKMSGLK; translated from the coding sequence GTGAACCTGATAAACAAGATACTGGCAGTGGCTGCCATGTTGGCTTTTTGGGCATTCAACGCTCAGGCAGCGACGAATGATGAAATCGCCAAACGACTTGAGCCGGTCGGGCAGGTCTGTGTTCAAGGCAAGGAATGCGCAGGTATTGCAGTTACCGCATCAGCCGGTGGCGGCAGCGCGAAATCCCCCGACGATGTAATCGCCAAACACTGCACCGCCTGCCACAGCGTCGGCTTGCTGAATGCGCCCAAGATCGGCGATACCGCCGCCTGGGATGAGCGAGCCAAAAAAGAAGGCGGCCTGGACGGCCTGCTGGCCAAGGCCATCACCGGCCTCAACGCCATGCCGCCCAAAGGCACCTGTGGCGACTGCACCGATGAAGAACTCAAAAGCGCCATTCAGAAGATGTCGGGTCTCAAGTAA